The Saprospiraceae bacterium genome contains the following window.
TCCAGACTGTCGGTGTAATTAAAAGGTTTTCGCCAGCATAAAAGTTGATAGAGGATAACTCCTAATGAATAAAAATCTGAACGATAATCAACGGTACGTCCTATGCGTCCGGTTTGTTCTGGGGCAACGTGCCAAAGTGGACCGTAATAATTAAACTCCGAATTGTATTCGATGCGTTCCCTGCTTAATTTACTGCAAGAACCCATACAACAAATTCTCATTTCCTGGCTTTCAGGTGAAATAAGAATATTTTCAATCGTAAATTCCTTTACAATTATTTTTTTATTGTGTAATTCTTTTAAAAGCGAAGTAATCCGAATGGCGAGTTGAAGAAATAAGGGGATGCTAAATTCTTTATTTGTCAAATAACTTTCTAATGGGATTCCATCAAAATATTCTTTGTAAATGATAAATCCGGATTCCGAACGAACCATTTCAATTGCTTTCAAAGCAGAGCTTGAACTCAATTCATGAGCCAGTTCGTAGTCGTTTTTAAGATAGACCATATCATCCAAAGAAGGGATTGATTCTTTTAGAACCTGAGCAAACACTTTTAACTCAAATCCCGGTGGTTTGAATTCATAAAATTTACAATTATAGGTTTCGAATTTGGGATTGCTTGGTAAACTAAACGATGCCATGTTGCATTTAATTTTTAACAAATTTCATCACACGATAATCCCACAATTTATTTTGTAAGCTTATATATTGATAATAGGTTGACCATACATTTCTTCCCTGTGATTTTTTTCGAAGACCAAACATTCTTAAAAATCCGTGACAAATGAGTCCTGGAAAAAAACAATAATAGAGCCTACGGGCAGTTTTTTGGATTGCCTGACTGATATTGTTGTTTTCAACAAGTTTCAGGCCAATATTTTCAGCATCCTGAATAAAATTTTCAAAATTGGAAAAAGAGGGAACAGCCCAGGATTCAGCCCATTTGGCCATGAGGTTTTGTTCATGCGGGTTCATATCGGATTTTGACTCAAAAAAGTCAGCAACCACCAAATACCCGCCTGGTTTTAAAAGACGATGTGCTTCACGAAAAAAGGATTTTTTGTCAAAGGCATGGCAAATGCTTTCTATGCCATAGACCCCATCGAACGTGGCCGACCCAAAAGACGTGTTACAAAAATCTTGAACAGAGAAATCAACGGAACCAATCAAATTTTTAGATCCGGATTTAGTTTTAGCGGTATTAATTTGTTTTTCACTTAATGAGATTCCATGGACTGTGCATTTACAGAGGGAACTTGCATACATGGCCGTTCCGCCAATGCCGCAACCGGCATCGAGGTATGTATTTCCTGGTTTCAGATTCAGAATGCCCAAAACATAATCATTCATATTGCGAAGTGCTTCCCGGAGCAAGCGGGTATCTTCTTTCCAAAAGCCATAGTGCAAGGCAGATTGCTCTCCTAAATGCCAAAGCAGTTTGTAGTCACTTTCGCATTCATCGTAATACTTGATAATATCCTGATTGGTAATCGTAAGCGGCATAGGTTTTGTAAAAGTAATAAAATATTACAGGAAATGAGATCCGTTAGCAGCAGGATATTGATTAATTATCTTTTTAACTTTTGTTTAATTACACCCCCTTTGACTTCCTTAATCGAGGAGATATATAAAAACGCATTCGGATCAATTTCCAGAATGGCCGTTTTGATGCGGTGAATTTCGAGTCTTGTTAAAATGGTGACGATGATTTCACAGTCGTATTTGATATCAAAACTTCCTGGCAAGTAACCTCGTTCTCCTTTATAAACTGAAATAGCTTTGTCAAAATCTTTTACAATGCAGGATTTAATTTCTGCGTCTTTTGCCGAAATTATAGTCATGGCTGTATATTCTTCAAAGCCATCCACTACATAGTCCGATGTTTTCATTGCAGTGAAATACGTTAAAATGGAATACATGCCAACTTCAATTCCAAATGTAAATGCTGCAGCAAGTATAATAGCAGAATTAATAAACATGACAATTTCGCTGGTTGAAAGTCCTAATTTTTTATTGGTGTAATCTGCAATAATCTCCATCCCATCAATGACCCCGCCTGCTTTTATAACAAATCCAATTCCCAGGCCTATAAAAAAGCCACCAAACAGTGCAATGAGTACTTTGTCGTGTGTAATGGGTTGAATTTCTATAAAGTTTATACAAAATACCATGAGTAAGATGGCCATGGAAGTTTGAATGGCAAAGGTTTTGCCAATTTTCTTGTAACCGATATAAACAAAAGGGATATTTAATAAAATCAGGAAAATACTAATATCCAAATGAAACCATTCATGTAATAGTATGGATAATCCGGTAACGCCTCCATCCAAAAAACGGTTGGGAATCATAAATCCTTTGAATGCTATTGCAGCGAGGAATACACCCAATGCCATAAACAACAAGGAATGCAGGGAGAAAATGCGTTTCCAATCTATGTTTTCAGCATGAGCCATAATCTGAATCGTTTTAAATTAATATTCGTGTAAATTTAGCTTTGATTTTCTTTATCATCCAAATGAATGCACGTTTGATGTGTACAAAATGAGGAATAAATAAGTAGCTATGAAAGAAATTTATGGTTTTGATGCATTTTCACCAAAGGAAATTGCCGAGCGTGTTGAAAATTTAGGAGTTGTTAAAGCAAGACTTCCTTTAGTTTCGATGATGATGTTAGGCATTCTGGCAGGTGCCTTTATTGGTTTGGGAGCCATGTTTTATATACTCATATTATCAGATCCTGCTATAAGTTTTGGAATTGCTCGACTCCTTTCCGGCCTTGTTTTTTCATTGGGTTTGATTCTGGTGATTGTTGCCGGTGCTGAGTTGTTTACTGGAAACAATTTGCTGGTTATGGCATGGGCAGATGGGAAACTAAGCATGAAAGAGTTGCTGCGTAATTGGGCAATCGTCTGTTTATCAAATTTTGTCGGGGCCTGCGGATTGGCTTGTTTGGTTTATTTGTCTAAGCACCCACAGATGAATGAAGGGGCGATTGGTCAATTATACGTAAAAATTGCAATAACAAAATGCAGCATTTCATTTCAACAGGCATTTTTTAGTGGGATGCTTTGCAATGTACTGGTTTGTTTGGCTGTTTGGATGGCCATGGCCGGAAGAAGTATCATCGATAAAATTTTTGTAATTGTTTTTCCGGTTACAACATTTGTTGCGTGTGGATATGAACACAGCATTGCCAATATGTATTTGATTCCTATGGGCATGTTAATTAAAGAA
Protein-coding sequences here:
- a CDS encoding class I SAM-dependent methyltransferase, with the protein product MPLTITNQDIIKYYDECESDYKLLWHLGEQSALHYGFWKEDTRLLREALRNMNDYVLGILNLKPGNTYLDAGCGIGGTAMYASSLCKCTVHGISLSEKQINTAKTKSGSKNLIGSVDFSVQDFCNTSFGSATFDGVYGIESICHAFDKKSFFREAHRLLKPGGYLVVADFFESKSDMNPHEQNLMAKWAESWAVPSFSNFENFIQDAENIGLKLVENNNISQAIQKTARRLYYCFFPGLICHGFLRMFGLRKKSQGRNVWSTYYQYISLQNKLWDYRVMKFVKN
- a CDS encoding YitT family protein, with the protein product MAHAENIDWKRIFSLHSLLFMALGVFLAAIAFKGFMIPNRFLDGGVTGLSILLHEWFHLDISIFLILLNIPFVYIGYKKIGKTFAIQTSMAILLMVFCINFIEIQPITHDKVLIALFGGFFIGLGIGFVIKAGGVIDGMEIIADYTNKKLGLSTSEIVMFINSAIILAAAFTFGIEVGMYSILTYFTAMKTSDYVVDGFEEYTAMTIISAKDAEIKSCIVKDFDKAISVYKGERGYLPGSFDIKYDCEIIVTILTRLEIHRIKTAILEIDPNAFLYISSIKEVKGGVIKQKLKR
- a CDS encoding formate/nitrite transporter family protein produces the protein MKEIYGFDAFSPKEIAERVENLGVVKARLPLVSMMMLGILAGAFIGLGAMFYILILSDPAISFGIARLLSGLVFSLGLILVIVAGAELFTGNNLLVMAWADGKLSMKELLRNWAIVCLSNFVGACGLACLVYLSKHPQMNEGAIGQLYVKIAITKCSISFQQAFFSGMLCNVLVCLAVWMAMAGRSIIDKIFVIVFPVTTFVACGYEHSIANMYLIPMGMLIKESYHDLSNTDVISWYGFAKNLIPVILGNLTGGSVIVALIYYLIYRRNATNAQMKDE